From a single Okeanomitos corallinicola TIOX110 genomic region:
- a CDS encoding NAD-dependent epimerase/dehydratase family protein, whose amino-acid sequence MNLQDKTILITGIDEFIGSRAAELAIAQGMKVRGLQTSNTKDQKLQNLGVEIIVGNINDNKIAQTACQGVDIILHTAQLAEEAGDIKRFREINVNGTLNIAQAAKQAGVKTFIHLSTVLVYGFNYAENITETGIVSGDNNPYCQTKIEAETEILKLNSAPDFGVIIIRAGDVYGPGSIPWIVRPVLMMRQKLFAYANDGKGVMNHLYVDNLVDAIFLAIEKEAYGEIFNVTDGEKTSWKEYFIHLAAMEGLPAPMSLPKEEMKLFLKVRHQGQKLFRKKADILPESVDFMSRPHAYSIAKVTDLLNYQPKIDLEEGMKRTHQWLQKTDLQKLMK is encoded by the coding sequence AGCCATAGCTCAAGGCATGAAAGTACGAGGTTTACAAACTTCTAATACAAAAGATCAAAAGCTGCAAAACTTAGGAGTAGAAATTATTGTTGGTAATATCAATGATAATAAAATTGCTCAAACCGCTTGTCAGGGAGTAGACATAATTTTACATACTGCCCAACTTGCCGAAGAAGCAGGAGATATTAAACGTTTTCGAGAAATAAATGTTAACGGTACACTCAACATCGCTCAAGCTGCCAAGCAAGCAGGTGTGAAAACATTTATCCATCTTTCTACTGTTTTAGTTTATGGTTTTAACTATGCCGAGAATATCACAGAAACGGGCATAGTTTCTGGGGATAATAACCCCTACTGTCAAACCAAAATTGAAGCAGAAACAGAGATTTTAAAACTAAATTCAGCACCGGATTTTGGTGTAATTATTATCCGTGCAGGAGACGTTTATGGGCCAGGAAGTATTCCCTGGATAGTGCGGCCAGTTTTGATGATGCGACAAAAATTATTTGCCTATGCAAATGATGGCAAGGGAGTAATGAATCATTTGTATGTTGATAATTTAGTTGATGCCATCTTTTTAGCTATAGAAAAAGAAGCCTACGGCGAAATTTTTAATGTCACCGATGGAGAAAAAACTTCCTGGAAAGAATATTTTATTCATCTAGCAGCTATGGAAGGTTTACCCGCTCCCATGTCGCTCCCTAAAGAAGAAATGAAACTGTTTCTGAAAGTTCGTCATCAGGGACAAAAATTATTTCGCAAAAAAGCTGATATTCTCCCAGAATCAGTGGACTTTATGAGTCGTCCTCATGCTTATTCTATTGCTAAAGTCACAGATTTATTAAACTATCAGCCAAAAATTGACCTCGAAGAAGGTATGAAACGCACTCATCAATGGTTGCAAAAAACTGACCTGCAAAAGTTAATGAAATAA
- a CDS encoding glycosyltransferase family A protein, with protein MYNSQPKLSIGLPVYNGETFLQESLDCLLNQTFSDFELIICDNASTDNTEEICRNYAAQDQRIIYYRNPSNIGCACNFNRVLKLSQGEYFKWAAYDDLHAPDYLSKCIHVLEENPDYILCHSHTFLIDKYSNFLQNYEIKMQTNSEKPEIRFHELLTKHFCYQLYGVIRKKVLEKIPPMGGYGNADGIFVLRLGILGKFYEIPEYLFFARCHDQQSLSMFFPNYMLFTNNNPQYSLDDLPDFYQYSVWFDSSNKGKLLFPHWRIFQEYLISIIYSPLTLPQQLSCCRSIIKKLAGTEFLLLKDLLIALRNIFSLA; from the coding sequence ATGTATAATTCTCAGCCAAAATTAAGTATTGGGCTACCTGTCTACAATGGAGAAACTTTTCTTCAAGAGTCTCTAGATTGTCTGTTAAACCAGACCTTTAGTGATTTTGAGTTAATTATCTGTGATAATGCTTCTACAGACAATACTGAGGAGATTTGTAGAAATTACGCTGCACAAGATCAACGGATTATTTATTATCGTAATCCTAGTAATATCGGTTGTGCTTGTAATTTCAATCGTGTCCTTAAATTGTCCCAAGGTGAATACTTTAAATGGGCAGCTTACGATGATTTACACGCTCCTGATTACCTAAGCAAATGTATTCATGTACTGGAAGAAAATCCCGATTATATATTATGTCATTCCCACACATTTTTGATTGACAAATACAGTAATTTTCTGCAAAATTATGAAATTAAAATGCAAACTAATTCAGAAAAACCAGAAATTAGGTTTCATGAATTACTCACTAAACACTTCTGTTATCAATTATATGGTGTAATTCGGAAAAAGGTCTTAGAAAAAATACCGCCTATGGGTGGTTATGGTAATGCAGATGGGATTTTCGTATTAAGATTAGGGATACTCGGTAAATTTTATGAAATTCCCGAATATTTATTTTTTGCCCGCTGTCATGATCAACAATCTCTGAGTATGTTTTTTCCTAATTATATGTTATTTACTAATAACAATCCTCAATACTCTTTAGATGACTTACCAGATTTTTATCAGTATTCCGTCTGGTTTGATTCTAGTAACAAAGGAAAACTTTTATTTCCCCATTGGCGTATTTTTCAGGAGTATCTAATTTCAATTATTTACAGTCCACTAACTTTACCACAGCAATTATCTTGTTGTCGCAGCATCATCAAAAAATTAGCCGGAACAGAATTTTTATTATTAAAGGATTTGTTAATAGCACTCAGAAATATATTTTCTCTAGCATGA
- a CDS encoding DUF2141 domain-containing protein yields MFKISRLSYLLVITLLSCITANTVQAGSTSKLTVVVNGIRHQKGDICFRVYDSAKGFPDNDTSEIKSACTKITSASVKQVFSGLKPGSYAVAVVDDQNGDRQLNKDFFGIPTEGFGISRNPIVSIQTGTPKFRHVSFPLTKNTTININMKYSLDS; encoded by the coding sequence ATGTTCAAAATATCTCGTCTTTCTTATCTGTTAGTAATTACTTTGTTAAGCTGCATTACTGCTAACACTGTTCAAGCTGGCAGCACATCAAAATTAACTGTAGTAGTTAATGGTATTCGTCACCAAAAGGGAGATATTTGTTTCCGAGTTTACGATTCTGCAAAAGGATTTCCTGACAATGATACTAGTGAAATCAAAAGCGCTTGTACCAAAATTACAAGCGCTTCTGTAAAGCAAGTATTTTCTGGTTTAAAACCAGGAAGTTATGCTGTTGCAGTAGTAGATGATCAAAATGGCGATCGCCAACTGAATAAAGACTTTTTTGGTATTCCCACCGAAGGTTTTGGTATTTCCAGAAATCCCATTGTTTCCATTCAAACTGGTACACCAAAATTCCGCCATGTCAGTTTTCCACTCACCAAAAATACCACCATCAACATCAACATGAAATATTCCCTTGATTCATAA
- a CDS encoding glycosyltransferase family 2 protein → MEDFATFLSKSLIGWLVIQVCLTLIFLSYLRSYKQPLLSDHQFPKTAVILCLRGADPFLPNCLRSLLQQNYPDYDLKLIIDSPEDPAFKITKEVITEIKATNCQISTLRTVRHNCSLKCSSLVQAISDLDDSYQVVALVDADTIVHSNWLRELVTPLINEKVGLTTGNRWYVPTGKYWGSLVRYVGNVSTVVQMFLFQVPWGGSLAIKKQVIQETELLEKWGEAFGDDMLLHKVIKKHRLKIKFVPSLLILNREEINLPNLLPSLKRLILCCRLYHPNWLALVSDAISSILFPAMTILLALGFLFVAEWEVAFSLLKSYSIYTIGLLLLMLFMELGVQEILRSQNQFTPQIPLKTILKMLIAIPFTQWVYGLAMLSSLWMSTVTWRGLSYRVKSPWQIHLVEYHPYQWLDQPIDPKISL, encoded by the coding sequence ATGGAAGATTTTGCCACTTTTTTATCTAAGTCATTAATTGGTTGGTTGGTAATTCAGGTATGCTTAACGCTCATATTTTTATCGTATTTGCGATCATACAAACAACCATTATTATCAGATCACCAATTCCCAAAAACAGCAGTAATTTTGTGTTTACGAGGTGCTGATCCATTTCTACCTAATTGTTTGCGATCGCTCTTGCAACAAAACTATCCAGATTACGATTTAAAGCTGATTATTGACAGTCCAGAAGATCCAGCTTTTAAAATTACCAAAGAAGTCATCACCGAAATTAAAGCCACCAACTGTCAAATTAGCACCCTGAGAACAGTACGTCATAATTGTAGTCTCAAATGCAGTTCTTTAGTGCAAGCAATTTCCGATTTAGATGACTCCTATCAAGTAGTTGCATTAGTAGATGCTGACACCATAGTTCATAGCAACTGGTTAAGAGAATTAGTCACTCCTCTCATTAATGAAAAAGTAGGACTCACAACCGGAAATCGTTGGTATGTCCCCACAGGAAAATATTGGGGTTCTCTCGTTCGTTATGTAGGTAATGTGTCTACTGTCGTGCAAATGTTCCTATTTCAAGTTCCCTGGGGTGGTAGTTTAGCTATTAAAAAACAAGTCATCCAGGAAACAGAACTATTGGAAAAATGGGGAGAAGCATTTGGTGATGATATGCTCCTGCATAAAGTCATCAAAAAACATAGGTTGAAAATTAAATTTGTACCTTCTTTATTAATACTGAATCGAGAAGAAATCAACCTACCTAATTTGCTACCATCTCTCAAACGTCTCATACTTTGTTGCCGACTTTATCACCCCAACTGGTTAGCATTAGTCAGTGATGCCATTTCCAGCATTCTCTTCCCCGCAATGACCATTCTCTTAGCTTTAGGATTTTTATTCGTCGCCGAATGGGAAGTTGCTTTTTCTCTATTAAAATCCTACAGTATCTATACGATTGGATTACTACTACTGATGTTATTCATGGAATTAGGAGTACAAGAAATACTCCGTTCCCAGAATCAATTTACTCCCCAAATTCCCCTCAAAACTATCCTCAAAATGTTAATTGCTATTCCTTTTACCCAATGGGTTTATGGTTTAGCCATGCTATCTTCCCTATGGATGTCAACAGTCACATGGCGCGGACTAAGCTATCGAGTCAAAAGTCCCTGGCAGATTCACCTAGTAGAATATCATCCTTATCAATGGTTAGACCAACCAATTGATCCTAAAATCTCTCTGTAA
- a CDS encoding glycosyltransferase: protein MQKKPLRIALFTGLYSPFLTGVSVAVHQRVHWLLEQGHEVFLIHPQINNKYPQQVGNRPMSGIEELKSFPNFSSYAFPTEPLIFYKSLPQPLNYRHWSDTKLLEKFQPDIIIVEEAAQMRGLYSMFLQGYGKPVGVDYAKRTKTPIISVFHTDIVAYIRYYFGNILFGFIRPIIPLLVKQFSSAYDLNIFSSREQLSKYQKLKCQQGEYVPYQGINCDKFHPRNICYDPIPKDKRPTILFVGRITAEKNVTQLLDAYPLIAAQIPDVHLVIVGSGPLDQEIQRRAQKFPHGVTIWGESHGTELLGWFARADVFINPSVTENFCTTNNEALASGTPVVAVIAPSTAEQVMVGDNGFLAEPNNPQDFADKIITILANPELKAKLSQQARPSILEFDWSVCSQKFEDRLYQLVGIPQKVDSIS from the coding sequence ATGCAAAAAAAACCTCTTCGCATTGCCCTATTTACAGGCTTATATTCTCCTTTCTTAACCGGAGTATCCGTAGCAGTTCATCAACGAGTTCATTGGTTACTGGAACAAGGACACGAAGTTTTTCTTATTCACCCCCAAATCAATAATAAGTATCCTCAACAAGTCGGAAATCGTCCCATGTCAGGGATAGAAGAACTAAAATCTTTTCCTAACTTTTCATCTTATGCTTTTCCCACAGAACCACTCATCTTTTATAAATCTCTACCCCAACCATTAAATTATCGTCATTGGAGCGATACTAAATTACTAGAGAAATTTCAACCCGACATCATCATAGTTGAAGAAGCAGCACAAATGAGAGGTTTATATTCAATGTTCCTACAAGGTTATGGCAAACCTGTAGGAGTTGATTATGCTAAACGCACAAAAACTCCCATTATCTCTGTTTTTCATACCGATATCGTCGCTTATATTCGATATTATTTTGGCAATATACTCTTTGGATTTATCCGTCCCATCATCCCTCTTTTAGTCAAACAATTTAGCTCTGCTTATGATCTAAATATATTCTCTTCTAGGGAACAACTTTCCAAATATCAAAAACTTAAATGTCAACAGGGTGAATATGTCCCCTATCAAGGAATTAACTGTGATAAATTCCACCCCCGTAATATCTGTTATGATCCCATTCCTAAGGATAAAAGACCCACAATTTTATTTGTAGGACGCATCACCGCAGAAAAAAATGTCACTCAACTTTTAGATGCTTATCCATTGATTGCCGCTCAAATTCCTGATGTCCATTTAGTTATTGTTGGTAGTGGTCCATTAGATCAAGAAATTCAGCGTCGCGCTCAAAAATTCCCCCATGGTGTCACAATTTGGGGAGAATCTCACGGTACGGAATTATTAGGATGGTTTGCTAGAGCAGATGTTTTTATAAATCCTTCTGTAACTGAAAATTTCTGCACAACTAATAACGAAGCTTTAGCTTCGGGAACTCCTGTAGTCGCTGTTATTGCTCCCTCGACTGCTGAACAAGTTATGGTTGGTGATAATGGTTTTCTTGCTGAACCTAATAACCCTCAAGATTTTGCTGACAAAATTATTACCATTCTTGCAAATCCTGAACTAAAAGCCAAATTATCTCAGCAAGCTCGACCCTCTATTTTAGAATTTGATTGGTCAGTATGCAGTCAAAAGTTTGAAGATAGACTCTATCAACTGGTGGGTATTCCCCAAAAAGTTGACTCTATCTCATAA
- a CDS encoding response regulator, producing the protein MTNSETIESHNLLNEFKTCTQFQYNGKLSVKNSKGLQWAFYYRLGRIVWATGGTHPFRRWRRQMAQHCPDIDLEKIRCRSEDFAIDYWDYNLLDILYKRQKIQREQIHAIVENTIAEIFFDLAQEVDFSAVTYNLSQDVVLDMPMSFTSADMSIKMMQDSWAIWSQVGLANISPNSSPVLRRPEHLQKIVSPSVYKNFANLINGKYTLRELSVKMKQNVMPVTRSLLPYILKGIIELIEVPDLPLQVTDASNNNSRQTKNQVNRIAPLIACVDDSPLVCKMLEDIITANGLRFTKVQDAIQALPVLIQEKPDLIFLDLIMPVASGYEICTQLRRIPAFAHTPVIILTGNDGLLDRVRAKVVGSTDFISKPIVADRVMGVIRKYLVAQNRLVVENTGES; encoded by the coding sequence ATGACCAACTCTGAAACTATAGAATCTCATAACTTATTAAATGAGTTTAAAACCTGTACTCAATTTCAATATAACGGCAAACTCAGTGTGAAAAATAGTAAAGGTCTTCAATGGGCTTTTTACTATCGTTTAGGAAGAATAGTTTGGGCAACAGGGGGAACACATCCCTTCCGGCGCTGGCGCAGACAAATGGCACAGCATTGTCCAGATATTGACCTAGAAAAAATCCGCTGTCGCTCCGAAGATTTCGCCATTGATTACTGGGATTATAATCTCTTAGATATCCTATACAAAAGACAAAAAATTCAGAGAGAACAAATCCACGCTATTGTCGAAAATACAATTGCAGAAATATTTTTTGACTTAGCACAGGAAGTAGATTTTTCTGCTGTAACTTATAATCTTAGCCAAGATGTAGTCTTGGATATGCCTATGAGCTTTACCAGCGCAGATATGTCTATTAAAATGATGCAAGATTCATGGGCAATTTGGTCACAGGTAGGATTGGCTAATATTTCGCCTAACTCATCACCAGTTTTACGCAGGCCAGAACATCTACAAAAAATAGTTAGTCCCTCTGTATATAAAAATTTTGCTAACTTAATTAATGGCAAATACACTCTGAGAGAATTATCTGTAAAAATGAAACAGAATGTGATGCCTGTCACTCGTTCCTTACTGCCATATATACTCAAAGGCATTATTGAATTAATTGAAGTACCTGATTTACCGCTACAAGTTACTGATGCCAGTAATAATAACTCCAGACAAACAAAAAATCAGGTAAATCGCATAGCACCACTTATAGCCTGTGTGGATGATAGCCCATTAGTATGTAAAATGTTAGAGGATATTATTACTGCCAACGGGCTGAGATTTACCAAAGTTCAAGATGCTATTCAAGCTTTACCTGTACTCATCCAAGAAAAGCCAGATTTGATTTTTTTGGATTTAATTATGCCAGTAGCTAGTGGTTATGAAATCTGCACTCAATTACGCCGCATACCTGCTTTTGCTCACACACCAGTCATCATTTTAACTGGTAATGATGGTCTTTTAGATCGTGTCCGTGCCAAGGTAGTTGGCTCTACAGACTTCATCTCTAAACCGATAGTTGCTGATCGAGTAATGGGTGTAATACGTAAATACTTAGTAGCGCAAAATAGATTAGTAGTCGAAAATACAGGCGAGTCATAA
- a CDS encoding response regulator, with product MSTVLVVEDGLTDMEIISRYLQQAGYSVISATSSDEAQEKIDKNKPDVILLDVILPGKSGYEICRELQNNPSTSQIPVVFCSTKNTDVDKMWGNMLGAKAYLSKPVQKEELEETLKKLINNK from the coding sequence ATGAGTACAGTGTTAGTAGTTGAAGACGGTTTGACTGATATGGAAATTATCAGTCGTTATTTACAACAGGCGGGTTACTCGGTAATTTCTGCTACAAGTAGTGATGAAGCGCAGGAAAAAATAGATAAGAACAAGCCAGATGTAATCTTACTGGATGTAATTTTACCAGGTAAAAGTGGCTATGAAATTTGTAGAGAATTACAGAACAATCCCAGTACCAGCCAAATACCCGTAGTTTTCTGTTCTACTAAAAATACAGATGTAGATAAAATGTGGGGGAATATGTTGGGTGCAAAAGCTTACCTATCTAAACCAGTTCAAAAGGAAGAATTAGAAGAAACTTTGAAAAAGTTGATCAACAACAAGTAG
- a CDS encoding chemotaxis protein CheW, giving the protein METKQKFLSFNLGIRDQAVISLQHITEVLQVSLTEICVVPQMPSCVLGIYSWRGEMLWLVDLEEMLGYPPVPQGANLITKMMVIVLENDGKYLGLMVRQLSDIEWLDAQKIKTPSEDLFYPAMKPFLQGYLTNGAEQMIFFLDAMAIIKSSMWENHN; this is encoded by the coding sequence TTGGAAACTAAACAAAAATTTTTAAGTTTTAACTTGGGAATTAGAGACCAAGCTGTGATCTCATTACAGCACATCACCGAGGTTTTGCAAGTTTCTCTGACAGAAATATGCGTAGTCCCACAGATGCCCAGTTGTGTCTTAGGAATTTATAGTTGGCGTGGGGAAATGCTGTGGTTAGTGGACTTAGAAGAAATGTTAGGTTATCCACCCGTACCACAGGGGGCAAACTTAATCACTAAGATGATGGTAATTGTCCTAGAGAATGATGGTAAGTATTTGGGTTTGATGGTGCGGCAACTTTCAGATATAGAATGGTTAGATGCACAAAAAATCAAAACACCTTCAGAAGACTTGTTTTACCCAGCTATGAAACCATTTTTGCAAGGATACCTAACTAATGGTGCAGAGCAGATGATTTTCTTTTTAGATGCAATGGCTATTATCAAATCATCAATGTGGGAAAATCATAACTAA